A segment of the Synechococcus sp. MEDNS5 genome:
CACGTCGATGTTGTTGAGGGCAGGAAACCAGTGCTGCACGTAATCCAGCAAGTAACTCACTTCGCCTTCTGATGGAGAGGAGGCCTGCTCCTGGGGGCAGGGGGTGTCGGTGGTGCCCACCAGGGTTCGCCCGAAGAACGGAAGCATGAACAGCACCCGCCCGTCATCGGTGGACGGCAGCAGCAGGCCAATTCCCTCCGGGCAAAGGGTTTGCTTGAGCACGAGGTGAATGCCCCGGCTGGTGAGCATCCTCTCCTCGCAGGAGGGATCCGCCATCCTCCGGATCGTGTCGGAGTGGATCCCAGTGGCATTCACCACAACCCTTGCCTGCCAATGCTCTGTCTGACCGCCCTCGCTTTCGCTGATCGCTCCGCAGAGCCTGCCGCGGCTGTCGGTTTCCAGGGCCACGACCCGCGTGCGGGTGCGCACGACCGCGCCTGCTTGTTCCGCGGTGAGTGCCATCAGGAGGTTGAGGCGCGCGTCATCAAACTGCCCATCGCTGTAGGCCACACCCCGGGTGATGTCGTCTCGAAGGGCGGGAAGGGCGTGGCGTAGCTGTTGGCTTGAAAGCAGGCGACTGCTGCCAATGCCTGAGCGGCCTGAGAGTGCGTCGTATAGGCCCAGCCCGAGGCGGTAGTAGGCCTGGCCAATCACTCCGCCTGTGGGCAGGGCCAGTTCGAGGCGTTTGGCCAGAAACGGAGCTTGCTGGAGCCAGTGTCCCCGCTCCAGCAAGGCTTCCCTGACCAACCGCAGCTGCGCCGTGTCGGCGGTTTTGAACGCAAGCTCGAGGTAACGAACCCCGCCGTGCAGCAGCTTGGTGCTGCGGCAACTGGTGCCTCCTCCCAGGTCATGGCTCTCCAGCAAGGCCACACGCAGGCCGCGGCGCACGCCCTCGTAGGCAACGCAGGCACCGCTGGCGCCTCCGCCGATTACCAGTAGATCGAAGCACGTGTCATTCATGCCAGTGGAGGCTCCGTGAAACGGCGTCATCCCACCGTCGCAACCAAGTCTGTCGCTGATCAAGATCAAGGCGAGGCATGAACAGTTGGGTGTTCTGCTGACGCTGGGGAAGAAGGACCTGAAGGTCGGGAACGACGTCGCACTGAAGGCCTGCGAGCAAGGCGACGCCCCTTGCGGTGCTTTCCAGCTGTGAGGGGCGTCGCACCTGCAGCCCTGTGCTGTCGGCCTGGGCCTGGAGAAGGGGATCCGAGGCGGCTGCACCGCCATCGACGGCCAGTTCTCCCAGCCCATGGCCGATGGCGTCCTCGGCCAGTCGAACCAACCCCGCCACGGAGAGGGCGATTCCCTCGAGCGCGGCACGGGCGATGTGCCCCCGTCGGCTGTCGCGGGTGAGCCCAATCAGCAGCCCGCGTGCCTGGGGATCCCAATGGGGTGTGCCCCAGCCTGTGAAGGCCGGTACGAGCATCACCCCCGCGGCGTTTTCAACACTGAGGGCGAGACGGTTCACCTCATCAGCTGTGGAAATGATCTCCAAACCATCGCGGAGCCACTGCACGACGGTGCCGGCATTGAAAAGGCTGCCCTCCAGGCAGTAGGTGGGAGTGCCCTGGTCATCGGTCCAGCCGAGGGTGCTCAGCAGCCCCGCGTCACTGCGCTTGATCTCGGTCCCGGTGTTGATCACCAGGAAGGCACCGGTTCCATAGGTGCATTTGGCTTCTCCTGGTTCCAGGCAGAGTTGTCCGAGGGTTGCAGCCTGCTGGTCGCCAAGGAGTGCACAGATCGGCACTCCGGCGAAGGGGCAGTCGCTGGCGATCGCTCCGAAGTCACCGCGGCAGGGCACCAGATCGGGTAGGGCGCTGGTGGGGAGTCCAATGTGATCACAAAACGCCGGCACCCATTGGCGCTGTTCCAGATCCATGAGCAGGGTGCGACTGGCATTGCTCATGTCGGAGCAGTGGCTCTTTGATCCGCTCAGGTGCCACAGCAGCCAGCTCTCCACCGTCCCGAAGCAGAGGTCTCCCTGGGCTGCCGCGCTGGAGGCGGCGTCGTGGTGCTGGAGCAGCCAGTGGATCTTGCTGGCGCTGAAATAGGGGTCGAGCATCAGGCCAGTGCGGGTCCTCCAGTCCCGTTCCATACCGGCCTTTTTCCAGGCTGCGCAGACATCGGCTGTGCGGCCGTCCTGCCAGACCAGGGCTGGTCCGCAGGGAGAGCCATCGCTGCGGCGCCAAAGGACGGTGGTCTCGCGCTGATTGGTGATGCCGCAGGCCACCACCGCCTGGCGTTGCTCTGCGCTGATCGTCTGCTCCAGACGCGCCATGGCCTGGCGCTGACTGGCCCAGATCTCCATGGGCGCCTGTTCGACCCAGCCATCAGCGGGGTAGTGAATGTTCAGGGGCGCAGAGGCGCTGGCCACCGCCTGCCCCTGCGCATCAAAAAGAACGGCGCGTGAACTGCTGGTGCCTTGATCCAGTGCCAGCAGGAGGGGTGGATTATCCATGGCACTCCTGTTTCTCAAGTGCTAGCGGTGGTGATGCTCGGCTGCAAAGACCATGCTTCGGGATGTCTCAACGGCGAGCACACCCGCTTGGGTGTCTGGAGCCGTGGTGTATCAGATTTTTCCCGATCGATTCCGGCGCAGCGGAAGGGTGAAGGCGCAATCCAGCCTCGCCTTGCAGCCCTGGGGAAGCGATCCCCAGTTGCAGGGATTTCATGGCGGCGATCTTTATGGGGTGATCGAGGGGCTGGATCACCTGCAGAGCATGGGCGTGACCTGTCTGTATCTCACCCCTGTGTTCAGCTCAGCGGCCAATCACCGCTATCACGCCTACGACTATTTCCAGGTGGATCCCCTTCTGGGGGGGGATGCGGCTTTGGATGCCCTGATCGAAGCGCTGCATGGCCGGGGCATGCGCCTCATCCTCGATGGCGTGTTCAATCACTGCGGCCGCGGCTTCTGGGCTTTTCACCATCTGCTGGAGAACGGTCCTTTGTCCCCTTACCGGGACTGGTTCACGGTGCATCGGTGGCCCTTGATCCCCTATCCCCATAAGGGGCAGTCCTGCGGCTACAGCTGCTGGTGGAACGATCCAGCGCTACCCAAGTTCAATCACGCCAATCCAGCGGTTCATGACCACCTGCTGTCGGCGGCACGGCATTGGCTTGAACGCGGTATCGATGGCTGGCGCCTGGATGTGCCGGATGAGGTTCCCCATGGGTTCTGGGTCGATTTCCGCCGCATGGTGAAGGACGTCAATCCGGACGCATGGATTGTTGGAGAGATCTGGGGAGACGCCCGTCCCTGGTTGCAAGGCGATCAGTTTGATGGCGTGATGAATTACCGCCTGGGCTGGAGCAGCCTGTGCTGGGCTGCGGCCGGAGAGCTGCAGGTTGGATTTGAGAACCCTCTTTACCCCCTGCGTCCACTGGCGACGGAGGAGCTGCTGGCGATTTGGCGCCAGACTTCGGATTGGTATGAGCCGCAGGTGAATGCCAGTCAGCTCAACCTGCTCGACAGTCATGACGTGCCCAGGGCCGCCCATACCCTGTGTGGTGATCGGGCGGCGTTGTTGCTGGCCCTGTTGCTGCTGGTGCTGCAACCCGGTGCGCCATGCCTCTACTACGGCACCGAGGCGGGGTTGGCCGGTGGGCCGGAACCGGCCTGCCGGGAGGGCTTTCCCTGGACGGCTCCCTATTTGGAGGACCTGCGGGGGCCGATCCGAGAGCTGTTGGCTTTGCGCTCGCGACTCCCGAATCGGGCCATGTCCTGGCGTTGGCAGGCGCGGGGGACGGATGTTCTGATCGGTGGGGCGGATGGGGTTGTCGTGCTCGTCAATCGAAGCCGCAAGACGGGATGTTCGCTTGAAGGTTTGGAGCTGCAGGCGGGGGCCGTGTCTAACCCCTGGTTGATTCTCGGGCGCTACGACTCGACAGTGAAATGGCTTGACTGTCAATCTGCGCTGGTCTGGCACCAGCTGGGTCAGTCGAGCAGGATGCACTGATTGTCCAGGATCAGCCAGCCCCATGGGCGGTTGGACGATCGCGATTGGCTTTTAGACATCCGCACGAGCTAGTGGGGTCAGCCTGATCTCGGGATAGCGCTCCTGAAGGGCTTCCAGGCGGGTGCGAAGGTCATGGGCAAGGGCCTGGATCGTCGGATGCTGGCGCTGTTCACGCTGCACCACCAACACCTCACCCGATGCAAAGGTCAGTTCAAAAGGCAGGGAAACCAGCGACTCGTTGCATGCCGCCTGGCTGAGGCAATGGCCGTAGCCGATCGTCACGTCTGTAACGCTGCGGCCTTCCCAGAGTTCCTTGCGATAGCGCGTCATCCGCACTGGGCTGTTCCACAGCCCGATGGCTCTGAGCTGCTTCTCAGTGGTGGGATAGACGCCATTGGGTAAGGCGAGGCTCGGAAAGGCTTGCAGATCTTCAATGCTGAGGGATGGTCTGTTCACCAGGGGGTGATCGGCGCGCACCAGCAGCTGGAGCGGCATTGTGCAGAGCGGAAGGATGCAGAGATCGGGATCCTCGGGATCCGGTTGCTCGGGCAGCCCGCAGATCCAGGCATCACAGATCCGCTCACGGAGCAAGGTCAGATTCGGCTCAACTCCTACCAGGTTGGAAAGCCCAGCGATCCAGCCGCTGGGCTCGGGATCACAGAGCAGGGGCAGGGTCCAGTAGCTGGCTTCTAAACGCAGCGGTCGCAACCCTTGGAGGCGCGCTGCTTGGTGAACCCTGCGCTCCATCTTGAGCAGGGTCCGATCGCCTTGGATCACCCATTCCTGCTCTTCCTTTTTAAGCGTGACGCCGAAGCTGCTGGCGCATCGTTGCTGACGGCGACTCACCGATGACTGGTCCAAATTCAGTCGGTGGGCAACCTCCCGTCCAGAACGCAGCCAGACCAGGCCGTCCATGCAGGCGAGGGTGTCGAGATCAACCATGACTGGGTGCCGCTGCCATCGGTTGGATGGAAGCCCTTGTCGAGACTTGAACTCGAGACCTCTCCCTTACCAAGGGAGTGCTCTACCGCTGAGCTACAAGGGCATGTGGTGGATGGGCCGGGTTGGATTTGAACCAACGTAGGCAGAGCCAGCGGATTTACAGTCCGCCCCCATTAACCACTCGGGCACCGACCCGAACCACACCGGATGAACTTACCAGCTCACATGACTGGGGTGGTCGATACGATCAGGGGCCAGCGTTCCTGCGGGTGATGCGTCTGCTGCTGCTCAACGGCCCCAACATCAATCTTCTGGGGCAGCGGGAACCAGGCCTTTACGGGCACCAGACGCTTTCAGACATTGAAACGCGCTTGAGGGATCGGGCCACAGCGGCTGAGGTTCAACTGGAAACGTTTCAAAGCAATTTTGAGGGTGCTCTGGTGGAACGGGTCCATCAGGCGATGGGCTCGGTGGACGGAATCCTGATCAATGCCGGTGCTTACACCCACACCTCGATCGCCCTGCGCGATGCTCTGCTGGGGGTTGCGATTCCTTTTGTGGAAGTGCATTTGAGCAATATCCATGCACGCGAGACGTTCCGTCATCACTCCTATCTCGCCGACCGTGCCTTGGGCGTGGTGTGTGGTTTCGGCGCCTTCAGCTACGACATGGCTTTTGACGGCTTGGTGAATCACCTCATAAGGGCAAAGGCATGAGCATCGCCAGTACAACGCTGGGCCGTTCAGGCCCATCGATAGCCTCGATCCGCTGGTTGGCAGCTTCCACGAGCGACCGCTGGGTTGAGCAGGCCAACGCAAGGCCCATGGAGGTGTTGATTGACCATGCCCACTGCGAACGCAAGGCCGCGGGTTCCGCGGTTCAGTTGATGTTCCGGTATCTCTGTGAACCGGGTCTGGGCGAAGTTCTCAGCCCTTTGGCGCGGGAAGAGCTGGAGCATTTCGAGCAGGTGCTTGCGCTGCTCAAATCCAGGGGGCGCTATTTGGAACCGCTCCGTTCTCCTGCCTACGGAGCCCTTCTCGCCAAGCAGGTTCGACGGGGAGAGCCCGAGCGCATGCTGGATTCCTTTCTGATCGCAGGCTTGATTGAAGCCCGAAGCCACGAACGCATGGCGTTGCTGGCCCAAAACAGTCCTGACCCGGGGCTTCGAGAGCTCTACGGCAGCCTTTTAAAAAGTGAAGCGCGTCACTTCGGTCTCTATTGGGTGCTGTGTGAGCAGCGCTATTCGCGTGATGTGATCATTCCCAGGCTGGAGCAGCTGGCAGCGGCAGAGGTTGATGCACTGAGAGGAGAGTTGAGCTGTCCTGAGGACGTGCGCATGCATTCAGTTGGTGTGATCGCATAATCCCTGCAAGCTTGAACGAATTTGTTGAGATTTAGAAAAATGTGCTGCCGGTGATCCAAGCCTGAAACGGCGCCCTGGCTCCTTCCAGAAGTGCCAAATAGCTCGTGCTGAAGATGCCGGCAAAGGTGATGCAAACTCCGATTGCAATCAGCAGTTCGTAGAGATTCTGGGTGCTCTCGGTTACAGGACTTGGAAGGGTGCGACGACGAGCCATGGAATCTCCTATGCCTCTTTGTTATGAACATCATTCCTCGGCTGCGCCGTTGAAACGAGTGAATGTCAATAAGTCATTACCTTGTGAAGGCCTATGAACCAACAGCATTTCAACTTTGCGAGAGATGAAGATTGCTGTGGATTGTTGTCGTGATTGTTGAGTCTTTTTGTGCCCACTGGTCGCTTCATGGTGGAGGGCTCAGCAGGCACTCTTGCTTCCAGCCCTCAAAAGGCGAGACCGCCCGCCTTGAAACGTTTCGCCACGCGAGTCCAAAAGAAGTCTGAAGAGATGCGCCAGTGGTTGAGTGGCAGTTCTAGGATTGACCCAATTGTTGTTGGTTGCCAGGTGTCTGACCCCGTAACGGCTGTAGCCGACTCCCTGCAAGCGCTGCGCAATGGCACCACCGACGAGCAGTGGGATGGCTTGAAAGCCAACCCCTTGGTGCGCGATTTGATCAGTCGATGTGCCGACCTTGAGGCAGCCTGGCTGATCAGCGATCAACCAGCTGTTGATGGGGTTTGCACCCGTCGAGGCAAAGTGCAGAGGTCTTCGGTGGACGCCCGTTTGCTTCTTGCCGCCTAAGGCGGACCAAGAGAAATCAAGAAGACCCCGGGTGGCGTTGTTGCCTTGCAGCAGTGCTCTTCTTAGAGCAAAGATTTTCTATTGCATTGGCTCAGCGCTTTTGAGCGTTGGATACCGTTCAGCGATCGGATCGCCTGTGAAGTTGGCGACCCAGCCGCTTGGATTGTTGAACAAGCGGATCGCGCAGAAGTAAGGCTTTTCGCCCATGTCGAACCAGTGCCGGGTTCCAGCCGGCACGCTGATCCAATCGTTGGTTTCGCACATCACCTGAAGCACTTCCTTGTCGATATGCAGGCAAAACAGGCCACGTCCTTCCACGAACAGGCGCACTTCGTCCTCAGCGTGAGTGTGTTCGCTTAGGAATTTCTGGCGTAAGGCTTCTCGATCTGGATGATTCGGCTGCATCCGGATGGCATCAACGGTGGGGTAATCACCGAGGGCCTGGATTCGTTGGATCTCCTCGGTATATGTCGAGAGAATTGCGTTCTGATCAGCATTATGCGCCAGCTCCGCCCTGCTCGCGCACCGATCGAAAGCAATGCCCCGCAGGTTTAGTTCCTGTTGGATGCGAGCCGGATCGTTCGTGCTGAAAACCGGCTCGCCTGCCTGCGCGGAATAGATGCTCAGCTCACTCATGGCTAGGAACCTGTCTGGGGTGCAGTCGACGCTGTTGTTTCAGCATGCTGGACCGGTTGCCGTCATTTCCCCAACGTTGCTCAATCATTCAGGGTCATCGTCGACGTGCCTCACACTTGTGGGTGTAGGCCCCGGAGATCCGGAGCTGCTCACGATTGCTGCTCTGCGGGCCATGGAGCTTGCAGATGTGGTGGCTTATCCGGTAGGCCGGGAGGGAGGCACGGGGATGGCGCTCACCATTGCCGAGCGTTGGCTGAAGCCTGAACAGCAGCGGTTGCCGCTGTTGTTCCCGATGGTGGCGGAAGCGCTCCCCCGAGTTGATGCCTGGCGCCGTGCTGCCGATCAGCTGGCTCAGCTGGTCGGTGAGGGTTCCAAGGTCGTCCTTCTCTGTGAGGGCGATGTCTCCCTGTTCGCGACCGGTAGTTACGTGCAGCTGGCCCTGCGTGAACGGCATCCTGATCTCCCTTTCAGGCTTGTTCCCGGCATCCCTGCGGTGTGTGCTGCTGCAGCTGCCGCACCCGCGCTGGGCCTGGACCTTCCGCTTGCTTTTCAACAGGAAGGCTTTCTCATGCGTCCTTGTCCCGATTCCATTCGTCCACTGGAGAACCTTCTCCAGATGGCTGAAGAGAACCAAACTGTGCTCGGCCTGATCAAAGTGGGGCAGCGCTGGCCCTGGGTCCGCACCGTTCTGCAACGGCGGAACCTTCTCGAACAGGCTGTGTTTGCCCAGCGGGTGGGTTGGCCTGACCAGTGGATTTCCCGCGCTGCCGAGGTATCAAAAGACACGAAACCCTATTTTTCTCTTCTGCTCATCCGACAGTCCTGGCCCCAGGTGTTGCCCTGAACGAATCTCTTCTTTTGCTGACTCCTTTGCAGTGGCTGGCGCTGGCGCATCCAGTGCTGATCATTTTGTTCGTGTATCCCGTGATCGGTGCCACCATCCGCCTCGGCATCCTGGCCAGGGAGCGGCGGCTCCAGATCAATTCCATCGCTGCCACGGTTCCCGTTGAGCATGCGGAGCACGGCCGTTGGGCCACCGGTGGGTTGCTGGTAGCCGTATTGCTCGCGTTCACCCACGCCTTGGCTTCTGGGCAGGCGAGTGTGGCCCTTTGGGGAACGGCGGCTGTTGCTGTCGTTGTGGCTGCTGGGTCATTTGTGGTTCTGTTGCGCTCCAGGCGTCTGGTGCCAAAGCTGATCGGTGCCTGGGGCTGCTGGCTGATGCTTCTTTTGATTGCTCTGCAACCTCTCCCAGGTGCTGGCGAGGCATTCGGGGAGACCACGATCTGGCACTCCCATACCTGGGGTGGACTGCTTCTTCTGGCGCTGCTGCTGCTCACCATGGCTGTGCAGAGGGAAATTGCTGCACGGCTTTGGCTGCGCCGGATGCATGTGCTGGTGAACGTGTTGGTGGCTTTGCTCTTGGCCACGCAGGCGATCAGCGGCACCCGCGACCTTCTGTTGCGTTAGGCCCGCGCTTCAACCAGCACGGCTGCCCGAAGCGTTGACTTCAGCCTGCTGCATCAGGCAGCGTTGAAAGGGGCGTCTCGATGGTGCAGTGAACAGCCTTGTGAGCAGGGCTCCAAGGGCTTTCCACTCCGGAGGGGCCATGCGATCGCGCCAGCAGTTCGGACGGCAGAACAGCCAGCGGATCAGCTGCTTGTGCTCCACGGCGTTCAAGGGGCCCCAGCAGACCGCCAATCGCTGTCCTCTCGCCATCTCCAGTTGCACCGGCAAGGGGGGCACCTCCTTGCACCAGCCAAGACTGGTGCTTGCCACCAGGGGTGTTGTTTCTTCGTGCAGTTGCAGCTCCGCTCCGCTTTCACTGATGGCCTTGAGGGTGCAGGCATAACGATGACCTCCATCGTCTTGCAGCCATGCTGAGGTTTCGATGGCCTGCCAGGGTGACGGATCCTGAGATGGGGGGTCCCAGCAAGCGCGCAGAGCGATGACGAGGCTCAGCAAGTTGAGCACAGCCCACAGAAGGCCGAGAGGGCGACCGTCGAATGCGGCGGAATCCAGAGCACTTTGCGGTTTGAGCAGACCGTTGAGATTGAACAGGTTGAGGGCCAGCAAGGCCAACAGGGGTAGCGAGAGTTGCAAGCTCCAGCTGCCCCGGTCGCGCCGCTGGTGTTTCGGAGTCACCCTGAACCCACCGATGCGTCCCATCAAATTGGCCAGCACGGTCACTGTGAGCGGAACGGTGAGAACCCAGCCCGTGAGTTCGCTCAAAAACGCGGTGCGCGATCCCCGGTTCAACCAGCCTACCCCCATCAGGAGCGTCGCCCAGAGCGGTAACAGCAGCCTGACGGCATCGTCGGCGGTGATCAGGATTGGCACAGTCCCGAGCAGTCCGTAGCTCAAGGGCATGAGCATCAGCACCAGACGCGGCAGGTTGTTGACCCAGTGCACTACGCCCTCGAGATACGCCACCCTTTGCCAGGGCGTGAGGCCGGCTCCGCGCAGAGGCCCTTCCGGTAGCCGCAGGCTTTGCAATGTGCCGCTTGCCCAGCGCTGCCGCTGGCGCACGAAGTCCGCCATGGTTTCTGCGGCCAGCCCGGCGCTCAGCTTTTGTTGCAGATAAAGGAGGCTCCAGCCCTTGCGTCGGAGGTTGATTCCGGTGACGAAATCCTCTGAGATCGCCTTTTCCACAAAACCACCCACGGAGTCCAGCGCAGAGCGGCGGGCCAGGAATGCCGTGCCGGCGCAGACCACCGCTCCCCAGCCGTCACGCACCGGTTCAATCCAGCGGTAAAAGCTTTCCTCATCCGAAAGCAACCAGCGTTCCATCCCCAGATTCCGCATCACGGGATCGGCGTTGATGAAGGTTTGGGGTGTCTGCAGAAGCCCCACCTTGGGATCCAAAAGAAAGCCGATGCTGTTCTCGAGAAACGTGGTCTGTGGGATGAAATCAGCGTCGAAGACGGCCACGAGCTCCCCTCGGCACCGGCGCAGACCATGGTTCAGATTCCCCGCTTTGGCGGAGGTGCGGACCGGTCGATGCACATAGGTGCAGCCTTGGCGTGATGCCAGGGACTTCACCTCCCGGCGTCCGCTGTCATCCAGGACCCACACACGGGTGTGGGGGTAGGTCTGGTTGCAACAGCCGATCAGCGTTCTTTCCAGAACATTGATCGGTTCGCCGAAGGTGGGCACGAGGATGTCCACCGTTGGGGTCCAGGGGCTTTGCCGCCATTGCTCCCGCAGCTGATGCATGGCTGGACGGCGGTCGGGGAAGCGACGCCAAGCGAGCAGAAGCGGCACCATTCCGCTGAGCAGCAGCCAGGCTTCGGCGGCCAGCAGCAGAAGGCTCAGGGTTGTGCTCAGTGGGGTGCTCAGATTCAGGCTTGCGCTGACCCGCCAGAGCAGATAACGCAGGGTGAAGAAACCGATCAGAACAATCAGGCTGCGCCTGCGCCAGATCGGGCTCAATTGCTCCGGAGTTCTGCTCAGCCAGGCGGGCCAGATCAGGACGAGCAGCGGTAGCCAGCTCATGCCAGTTGGTCCTGCTTCCGGCGCAGCAAGCTGAGGGCTTGATCTGGAGTGGGTGCTCGCATCAGTTGCTGGCGAAATTGGGAAGCTCCACTGAATCCTGTGCAGGTCCAGCTCATGTGTTTCCTGGCGATCAGCAGACCGTGATCGCCGCGAGCGGCCACGAGCGCTTGGAGCTGGTCGGCAGCGAGCATGAGTCGTTCGCTCACTCCAGGGGTGGGGGGGACCGGCAAGCCTTTCAGCGCGGCGTCGATCTGACCGACGAGCCAGGGAGCACCCATGGTTCCCCGGCCGACCATCACACCGTCAGCGCCGGTGAGATCAAGGCACTCGCGGGCATCCTCTGGGCTGAACACATCGCCATTGGCGATCACAGGAATGCTCAGGGTGCGTTTCACTGCTGCGATTGCCTCCCAGTCGGCGCGACCGCTGAACCGTTGTTCCCGGGTGCGGCCATGCAGGGTGAGTAACTGAGCCCCGGCGGCTTCGAGCCTGCGGCACCAGGCCATGGCCGCGGCGTGGCTGTCTGCACCCTGGGGATCACTGCACCATCCAAGGCGGGTCTTCACGGTGACGGGGATGCCGACGGCGGCAACCACGGCCTCCACGATTGAGCAGGCCAGGTCGGGATCACGGATCAGGCCGCTGCCCCCGCCTTTTCGGGCGATCTTGCGCACAGGGCAGCCCATATTGATGTCGATCAGAAAAGCACCGGCAGCTTCAGCCCGCCGCGCCGCATCAGCCATCGACTCAGGCCTGTGATCAAAGAGTTGGACGGCGATTGGCCCTGCTTCCTGCTGGAGCTCCTCCACCTTTCCGCGGCCATGACCCAGTTCGAGGCTGGTGGCATTGACCATTTCGGTGAAGAGCAGCGCATCACGGCTCCAACGGCGCACCAGGGCCCGGAAAATTTTGTCGCTGACGCCGGCAAGCGGTGATTGCAGCACTCTGCTTGTGAGAACACGACAGTGGCGACGGCCGCTCAGATGCAAATCCGAATGCAGGTTCGGGGGCATCGGACGTGATCTAATTCGTCTCATTCTGGCCAATCCGCGCAGTCGATCGGCTCAGGCAACCGACTCATCCAGCCCCAGCCGTTGCCGGCTGCGACGCGCCTGGGACTCGATCGCATTTCGCAACCAAGCTTGGGTCGACCAGTCCTCCTGAGTCGCCAGTCGTTCCA
Coding sequences within it:
- a CDS encoding glycosyltransferase, translating into MSWLPLLVLIWPAWLSRTPEQLSPIWRRRSLIVLIGFFTLRYLLWRVSASLNLSTPLSTTLSLLLLAAEAWLLLSGMVPLLLAWRRFPDRRPAMHQLREQWRQSPWTPTVDILVPTFGEPINVLERTLIGCCNQTYPHTRVWVLDDSGRREVKSLASRQGCTYVHRPVRTSAKAGNLNHGLRRCRGELVAVFDADFIPQTTFLENSIGFLLDPKVGLLQTPQTFINADPVMRNLGMERWLLSDEESFYRWIEPVRDGWGAVVCAGTAFLARRSALDSVGGFVEKAISEDFVTGINLRRKGWSLLYLQQKLSAGLAAETMADFVRQRQRWASGTLQSLRLPEGPLRGAGLTPWQRVAYLEGVVHWVNNLPRLVLMLMPLSYGLLGTVPILITADDAVRLLLPLWATLLMGVGWLNRGSRTAFLSELTGWVLTVPLTVTVLANLMGRIGGFRVTPKHQRRDRGSWSLQLSLPLLALLALNLFNLNGLLKPQSALDSAAFDGRPLGLLWAVLNLLSLVIALRACWDPPSQDPSPWQAIETSAWLQDDGGHRYACTLKAISESGAELQLHEETTPLVASTSLGWCKEVPPLPVQLEMARGQRLAVCWGPLNAVEHKQLIRWLFCRPNCWRDRMAPPEWKALGALLTRLFTAPSRRPFQRCLMQQAEVNASGSRAG
- the dusB gene encoding tRNA dihydrouridine synthase DusB, whose translation is MPPNLHSDLHLSGRRHCRVLTSRVLQSPLAGVSDKIFRALVRRWSRDALLFTEMVNATSLELGHGRGKVEELQQEAGPIAVQLFDHRPESMADAARRAEAAGAFLIDINMGCPVRKIARKGGGSGLIRDPDLACSIVEAVVAAVGIPVTVKTRLGWCSDPQGADSHAAAMAWCRRLEAAGAQLLTLHGRTREQRFSGRADWEAIAAVKRTLSIPVIANGDVFSPEDARECLDLTGADGVMVGRGTMGAPWLVGQIDAALKGLPVPPTPGVSERLMLAADQLQALVAARGDHGLLIARKHMSWTCTGFSGASQFRQQLMRAPTPDQALSLLRRKQDQLA